One Kazachstania africana CBS 2517 chromosome 5, complete genome DNA window includes the following coding sequences:
- the RTT103 gene encoding Rtt103p (similar to Saccharomyces cerevisiae RTT103 (YDR289C); ancestral locus Anc_5.300) — translation MSFSEDQFISKLTSLEDSQESISNSAKWVLSQYRDSNKIAKCWNSYVLRPDVNTRRKLLAIYLVNHVVQQAKGQKIGHFQESFNGVILNALSKIYRDFPSDLKQKVKRVVTIWKERGTFSKDTLNSLLRRFEDDSHSKADIPSDFKVAVTEYMKVRKNEHNIKSLKSRFDKSIMELDSSSVVYAENFKTVNKIAHVTKDSILNDITSRKKTIAELSRLLDEQKNKLEESESMMSEIDFLLLSKDPSKMDQAEKNEDILPSYEYNNDDDDDDDDSSSSDNDGEKTANKRSQPVYAEDDEQEDVKRTKVTDYSDENNTSSDTNNEEIENNDGNIAEGSGITSNIQDLLSKLAN, via the coding sequence ATGTCATTCTCTGAAGACCAATTCATTTCCAAATTGACCTCATTGGAAGATTCTCAAGAAtcgatttcaaattctgcAAAGTGGGTTCTAAGTCAATATCGGGATTCCAATAAAATTGCGAAATGTTGGAACTCGTATGTTCTCAGACCGGACGTAAATACAAGAAGAAAGCTACTAGCCATATACCTTGTGAATCACGTCGTACAACAGGCCAAGGGACAAAAGATTGGACATTTTCAAGAGTCTTTTAACGGTGTTATTTTAAATGCATTGAGTAAGATCTACCGCGATTTTCCATCAGATCTGAAACAGAAAGTTAAAAGAGTGGTTACTATATGGAAAGAAAGAGGTACCTTCTCAAAAGATACTTTAAATAGTCTTCTTCGgagatttgaagatgattctCACTCAAAAGCTGATATCCCATCTGATTTCAAGGTAGCAGTAACTGAATACATGAAAGTGAGGAAAAATGAACATAATATAAAATCGTTAAAATCAAGATTCGATAAATCTATAATGGAATTGGACTCCAGTAGTGTGGTATAcgctgaaaattttaaaactgtaaataaaattgcTCATGTTACTAAAGATAGTATCTTAAATGATATAACAAGTAGAAAGAAGACAATTGCAGAATTATCAAGACTTCTGGAcgaacaaaaaaataaattagaaGAGAGCGAATCAATGATGAGTGAAATTGACTTTTTATTACTGTCCAAGGACCCTTCAAAAATGGACCAAGCCgaaaagaatgaagatattttacCAAGTTACgaatataataatgatgacgACGACGACGATGATGACTCCTCTAGTAGTGATAATGATGGAGAAAAAACCGCTAATAAAAGAAGTCAACCTGTATATGCAGAAGATGACGAACAGGAAGATGTCAAGAGGACCAAAGTGACTGATTATTCGGACGAAAATAACACATCTTCAGATACAAACAATGAAGAGATAGAGAACAATGATGGAAATATTGCCGAGGGCTCTGGTATAACCTCTAATATACAGGATCTACTGAGTAAACTTGctaattaa
- the KAFR0E01510 gene encoding type I glyceraldehyde-3-phosphate dehydrogenase — protein MTRIAINGFGRIGRIVLRNALSRKSIDVVAVNDPFIPTDYAAYMFLYDTTHGRYKGEVSHDDKHIIVEGHKIAVFQERDPANLPWGKLNIDIVIESTGVFKELDTCQTHIDAGAKKVVITAPSNTSPMFVCGVNEETYKGQNIVSNASCTTNCLAPLAKVINDEFGIEEGLMTTVHSLTATQKTVDGPSHKDWRGGRTASGNIIPASTGAAKAVGKVIPELQGKLTGMAFRVPTFDVSVVDLTVKLKKETSYDEIKKLIKSVAEGKLKGIIGYTEDALVSSDFIGDTRSSIFDATAGIQLSPKFVKLVSWYDNEFGYSARVVDLAEYVAKK, from the coding sequence atgacaagAATTGCAATTAACGGTTTCGGTAGAATTGGTAGAATTGTGCTAAGAAATGCTCTATCCAGAAAGAGCATTGACGTTGTCGCTGTCAATGATCCATTCATTCCAACTGACTATGCAGCCTATATGTTCTTGTATGATACCACTCACGGTAGATATAAGGGAGAAGTTTCCCATGATGACAAGCACATCATCGTGGAAGGCCACAAGATCGCTGTGTTCCAAGAGAGAGACCCAGCTAACTTACCATGGGGTAAGTTAAACATCGATATTGTCATCGAGTCTACTGGTGTCTTCAAAGAGTTAGACACTTGCCAAACACACATCGATGCCGGTGCCAAGAAAGTTGTCATTACTGCACCTTCGAATACCTCGCCAATGTTCGTTTGTGGTGTCAATGAAGAGACATACAAGGGTCAGAACATTGTTTCGAATGCTTCTTGTACCACAAACTGTTTGGCCCCATTGGCCAAAGTTATTAATGATGAATTCGGTATTGAGGAAGGTTTAATGACCACTGTGCACTCTTTAACCGCTACCCAAAAGACTGTCGATGGACCATCACATAAAGATTGGAGAGGTGGTAGAACTGCCTCTGGTAACATCATTCCAGCATCTACTGGTGCAGCCAAGGCTGTCGGCAAGGTTATCCCTGAGTTACAAGGTAAATTGACCGGTATGGCTTTCAGAGTTCCAACTTTTGACGTTTCCGTCGTTGATTTGACagtaaaattgaagaaagaaacttcgtatgatgaaatcaagaaattaatcAAGAGTGTTGCTGAGGGTAAATTGAAGGGTATTATTGGTTACACTGAAGATGCTCTCGTCTCGTCTGACTTTATTGGTGACACACGCTCTTCAATTTTCGATGCTACAGCAGGTATTCAGTTGTCTCCAAAGTTTGTCAAACTTGTTTCCTGGTACGATAATGAATTCGGTTACTCTGCAAGAGTTGTTGATTTAGCTGAATACGTTGCTAAGAAGTAA
- the KAFR0E01520 gene encoding alpha-keto acid decarboxylase family protein — MSEITLGRYLFERLSQVDVKTIFGLPGDFNLALLDKIYEVPGMRWAGNANELNAAYAADGYARIKGMSCIITTFGVGELSALNGIAGSYAEHVGVLHVVGVPSISSQAKQLLLHHSLGNGDFTVFHRMSANISETTAVLTDIATAAAEIDRCIKTTYITQRPVYLGIPANMFDFKLPAKLLETPIDLSLKPNDPEAEDEVIDAILSLVKAAKNPVILSDACASRHNVRKETRQLIDATQFPAFTTPMGKGSIDEQHPRYGGVYVGTLSRPEVKKAVESSDLILSVGALLSDFNTGSFSYSYKTKNVVEFHSDYTKIKNATFPGVQMKFVLQKLSKVIDQTVKGYKPIPVPAKVPSNKPCSPSTPLSQEWMWNQASKFFQEGDIIITETGTAAFGINQSEFPTHAVGISQVLWGSIGFTGGAVLGAAFAAEELDINRRVILFIGDGSLQLTVQEISTMIRWNLRPYLFVLNNNGYTIEKLIHGENAQYNEIQNWKHLKLLETFGAKDYENHRIATTGEWDALLSNKDFNKNSRIRLIEIMLPVMDAPSNLVQQAKITAATNAQQ; from the coding sequence ATGTCTGAAATTACTCTAGGAAGATATCTATTCGAAAGATTATCTCAAGTCGATGTCAAAACCATCTTCGGTTTGCCAGGTGACTTCAATTTAGCCTTATTAGATAAGATCTACGAAGTCCCAGGTATGAGATGGGCTGGTAACGCTAACGAATTAAACGCTGCTTATGCTGCTGATGGTTACGCTAGAATTAAGGGTATGTCTTGTATCATTACCACCTTCGGTGTCGGTGAATTATCAGCTTTAAACGGTATTGCCGGTTCTTACGCTGAACACGTCGGTGTCTTACACGTTGTTGGTGTCCCATCCATCTCTTCTCAAGCTAAGCAATTATTATTACACCATAGTTTAGGTAACGGTGATTTCACCGTCTTCCACAGAATGTCTGCCAACATCTCCGAGACTACTGCTGTGTTGACTGACATCGCTActgctgctgctgaaaTCGATAGATGTATCAAGACTACGTACATCACCCAAAGACCAGTGTATCTAGGTATTCCAGCCAATATGTTTGACTTCAAACTCCCAGCTAAGTTATTGGAAACTCCAATTGACTTATCTTTGAAACCAAATGATCCTGAAgctgaagatgaagttATTGACGCTATTTTATCTTTAGTTAAGGCGGCAAAGAACCCAGTTATCTTGTCTGATGCTTGTGCCTCTAGACATAATGTCAGAAAGGAGACTAGACAATTGATTGATGCTACCCAATTCCCTGCTTTCACCACTCCAATGGGTAAGGGCTCAATCGATGAACAACATCCAAGATATGGTGGGGTTTATGTCGGTACCCTTTCGAGACCAGAAGTTAAGAAGGCCGTTGAATCTTCCGATTTAATCTTATCTGTTGGTGCTTTGTTATCCGATTTCAACACCGGTTCTTTCTCATACTCCTACAAGACCAAGAACGTTGTCGAATTCCACTCTGATTACACCAAGATTAAGAATGCCACTTTCCCAGGCGTCCAAATGAAGTTTGTCCTACAAAAACTAAGTAAGGTCATTGACCAAACTGTTAAGGGTTACAAGCCAATCCCTGTTCCAGCTAAGGTTCCATCTAACAAGCCATGTAGTCCATCTACCCCATTGTCCCAAGAATGGATGTGGAACCAAGCATCAAAGTTCTTCCAGGAAGGTGATATTATCATCACTGAAACTGGTACCGCTGCCTTTGGTATCAATCAATCTGAATTTCCAACTCATGCCGTCGGTATCTCTCAAGTCTTATGGGGTTCAATTGGTTTCACTGGTGGTGCTGTCTTAGGTGCTGCATTCGCCGCTGAAGAACTCGATATCAACAGAAGAGttattttgttcattgGTGACGGTTCTTTACAATTGACAGTGCAAGAAATCTCCACCATGATTAGATGGAACTTGAGACCATATTTATTCGTCTTAAACAACAATGGTTATACCATTGAGAAGTTGATTCACGGTGAAAACGCTCAATACAACGAAATCCAGAACTGGAAGCACTTGAAGTTATTAGAAACTTTCGGCGCCAAGGACTACGAAAACCACAGAATTGCAACTACAGGTGAATGGGACGCTTTATTGAGTAACAAGGACTTCAACAAGAACTCTAGAATTAGATTGATCGAAATCATGTTACCTGTTATGGATGCACCAAGTAACTTGGTTCAACAAGCAAAGATCACTGCTGCAACTAACGCCCAACAATAA
- the MRX10 gene encoding Mrx10p (similar to Saccharomyces cerevisiae YDR282C; ancestral locus Anc_5.291) yields the protein MFLRPQFILRSLTRNLGSTAVLGVAQKNFKISNSSAISSSKYLRRSIVKQPQIKELTNKLVENFKVSSCTSVTTSERYDLDKCYDILVKKNFKITKLIPNEVLLLEFEKGTVFIMGSDGATVSWGIEENVLRSEIIPLIENACINPLSENEFEIEDMDYIELRKSEDLSFVQDICDREDDNSFLLGDLIMINSVGPLYGVMDKVAFSSGLSRSTMLAVLENKMETHIKETRKVTEKISKGVTNTKMKEKDVLRFIGRLFMIRGQLNLYSELIETPDLYWSETQLEEIFKKISNYLDMKPRISILNSKLDYSTEECRLLISLLNERKSSFLEWIIIYLIAFELFFELYHYYERKKYEKDYVNIN from the coding sequence ATGTTCTTGAGACCACAGTTTATATTGAGATCATTGACTCGCAATCTTGGCTCGACAGCTGTATTGGGTGTAGCTCAGaagaacttcaaaatttccaataGCTCTGCTATTAGTTCATCAAAGTATCTCAGACGGTCCATTGTAAAGCAACCTCAGATCAAAGAGTTAACGAACAAACTcgttgaaaatttcaaggTCAGTTCATGTACAAGTGTCACTACGAGTGAGAGGTATGACCTAGACAAATGTTATGACATACtggtgaagaaaaatttcaaaattacgAAGTTGATCCCCAATGAAGTTCTACTGCTTGAGTTTGAGAAGGGGACTGTGTTTATAATGGGTTCAGACGGAGCAACTGTCAGTTGGGGTATTGAAGAGAACGTTCTTCGTAGCGAGATTATTCCTctaattgaaaatgcaTGTATCAATCCACTATCTGAGAATGAGTTCGAGATCGAAGACATGGATTATATTGAGTTGAGGAAAAGTGAAGATTTGAGTTTTGTTCAGGATATTTGTGATAGGGAGGATGATAACAGTTTCCTTCTGGGAGAtctgataatgataaattcaGTAGGTCCCTTATATGGAGTTATGGACAAGGTTGCGTTTTCGAGTGGACTATCGAGGAGTACGATGCTAGCTGTTCTGGAGAATAAGATGGAAACACATATCAAAGAGACCAGAAAGGTTACTGAGAAAATATCTAAAGGGGTTACGAATACAAAgatgaaagagaaagatgTACTGAGATTCATTGGGAGATTGTTCATGATACGAGGGCAACTGAATCTATATTCCGAACTGATAGAAACGCCGGATCTCTATTGGAGTGAGACACAATTAGAGGagattttcaagaaaatatccAATTATTTGGATATGAAACCAAGAATCAGTATCTTGAATAGTAAACTGGACTATTCCACGGAGGAATGTAGACTATTAATCAGTTTACTGAACGAGAGGAAAAGTTCTTTCCTGGAATGGATCATCATATACCTGATTGCATTCGAGctcttctttgaattgtACCATTATTACGAAAGGAAGAAGTACGAAAAAGATTATGTAAATATAAACTAA